Proteins from a single region of Drosophila biarmipes strain raj3 chromosome 3R, RU_DBia_V1.1, whole genome shotgun sequence:
- the LOC108031154 gene encoding solute carrier family 22 member 13 gives MAMDFEEILGKCGDGHRYQYMLLALYGLLMFIVSRQYFAQSVISFVPDHWCYHEQLENRSYADIAAIYAPFKRPSCTRLAWISEDGSDATASEEPCNRWIYKYDHGFRSMNADLNWVCDEAYKARVGQSLFFVGSMCGTLLFGLLGDRIGRIRAVVLANWCGFLGDSATIFTESLVTFSASRFVSGLAAEANAYLMYILVLEYVSPTMRSVGLNLTMSVWYCLGMISASWQAVWLGEWRSFMAWSAMPQLLVTGFYFVVQESAQWLVTRHDIEGAELRLRRVAKFNRREVSEADFELFRQHCKTKESEASSQLSMQKQARLIDALKLPRLRLRLIYVHVVFSIMVLCYNTMSRNVEGLTISPFVMFTIFALTLPPSGIFQTQVQKNFGRKFTSVISMTATGVMTAATGILLTFWTQPSETVMVCLLLVSRFGISVITGSTMQISAELMPTCVRSSGLAVIHVTGAAFSFLSPYILHLDTYFRAASSIILCMLLLFCAWICLLLPETRNKKLPMSLAEGEEFGKDERMFDFLRNQEKEDHRDLAAGTNEKLMGE, from the exons ATGGCCATGGACTTTGAGGAGATACTGGGCAAGTGCGGGGATGGCCATCGCTACCAGTACATGCTGCTGGCCCTCTACGGACTGCTCATGTTCATCGTTTCCCGGCAGTACTTCGCCCAGAGCGTCATCAGCTTTGTGCCCGACCACTGGTGCTATCACGAGCAGCTGGAGAATCGGAGCTACGCCGATATCGCTGCAATTTACGCCCCATTCAAGAGACCTTCGTGCACGCGACTCGCTTGGATCAGCGAGGACGGGAGTGATGCCACCGCCAGCGAAGAGCCCTGTAATCGGTGGATCTATAAGTACGATCACGGTTTCCGAAGCATGAACGCCGAT CTGAACTGGGTCTGCGACGAGGCGTACAAGGCGCGAGTGGGTCAGTCCCTGTTCTTTGTGGGCTCCATGTGTGGCACCCTGCTGTTTGGACTGCTCGGCGACAGGATTGGCAGGATCCGGGCTGTGGTCTTGGCCAACTGGTGCGGCTTCCTGGGCGACTCGGCCACGATTTTCACCGAGAGCCTGGTCACGTTCTCGGCCAGCCGGTTCGTATCTGGCCTGGCTGCTGAGGCCAACGCCTACCTGATGTATATTCTGG TGCTGGAGTACGTCTCGCCGACGATGCGGAGTGTGGGCCTCAACCTGACGATGTCGGTGTGGTACTGCCTGGGCATGATTAGTGCCTCTTGGCAGGCCGTCTGGCTGGGCGAATGGCGCTCCTTCATGGCCTGGTCGGCCATGCCCCAGCTGCTGGTCACCGGCTTCTATTTCGTGGTCCAGGAGAGCGCCCAGTGGCTGGTCACGCGCCACGACATCGAGGGCGCCGAGCTGCGGCTGCGCCGGGTGGCCAAGTTCAATCGGCGCGAGGTCAGCGAGGCGGACTTCGAGCTGTTCCGGCAGCACTGCAAGACCAAGGAGTCGGAGGCCAGCAGCCAGCTCTCCATGCAGAAGCAGGCGCGTCTGATCGACGCCCTCAAGCTGCCACGCCTGCGCCTCAGACTGATCTACGTGCATGTTGTGTT CTCGATAATGGTGCTCTGCTACAACACGATGTCTCGCAATGTGGAAGGTCTGACCATATCGCCATTCGTGATGTTCACCATTTTCGCCCTGACCTTGCCACCTTCGGGCATCTTCCAGACCCAAGTCCAGAAGAACTTCGGTCGCAAGTTCACCTCCGTGATCAGTATGACAGCCACTGGAGTGATGACTGCGGCCACAGGGATTTTGCTGACCTTCTGGACACAGCCCAGTGAGACGGTGATGGTGTGCCTCCTGCTGGTTTCCCGGTTTGGGATCTCGGTGATCACGGGGTCCACCATGCAGATCTCTGCCGAGCTCATGCCCACCTGCGTGCGGTCCAGTGGACTGGCTGTGATCCACGTCACGGGAGCAGCCTTCTCCTTCCTGTCACCTTATATACTCCACCTGGACACCTATTTTCGAGCAGCATCTTCTATCATACTGTGTATGCTACTTCTGTTTTGTGCCTGGATTTGCCTGCTCCTGCCGGAGACGAGGAACAAAAAGCTGCCCATGTCCCTGGCGGAGGGCGAGGAGTTCGGCAAGGACGAGCGGATGTTCGACTTTTTGAGGAACCAGGAAAAGGAAGATCACAGGGATCTCGCAGCTGGGACCAATGAGAAACTTATGGGGGAGTAA
- the LOC108031385 gene encoding solute carrier family 22 member 6, whose product MDFDQILEKCGSAGRYQYLMILLLGYIAFTTTVHYYSQNIIGFVPQHWCHHEALENRSFEEIAALYAPFGKEASCTRLDRIEGDQVTVSNETCQRWIYNYDFGFRSMNAELNWVCNDAYKARIGQSLFFLGSLMGTFTFGMLGDKIGRVRAVILANQCGFVGDFLTTYASNLVQFAIFRCISGLAATANYYLMFILVLEYLAPKLRNLAISGTLGICFCLGALVAPWLSVLAGNWRIYLTCSALLQLVVALFYFVVQESAQWLITRTNVEGAIARLKHIAHFNGREVKAADFEAFRRNCIVKRKLSNQPEQTAGIIDLLRTPNLRRTSLLMLITFMLTSLSFNTISRNVEGLGLSPFVVFSLFAVVVPPSGFIQGLLQSRVGRKATAFLAMLCTGLLSCALGVALSTEGAQSNVTLLLAFALPMRLGISMCYTVTSQFASELLPTCVRSRGIAAVHLAAAGASFVSPYLIHLGTKLAAAPSLILTLLLLSAAFCTLLLPETNNRQLPITLADGEAFGKGESMLSFDCWRRHDDDVSKDPVEEVKLHQLNGQQTKSETEAEV is encoded by the exons ATGGATTTCGACCAGATCTTGGAGAAGTGCGGCAGTGCGGGTCGCTACCAGTATCTGATGATTCTGCTGCTCGGCTACATAGCGTTCACCACCACCGTGCACTACTACTCGCAGAACATAATTGGGTTTGTGCCCCAGCACTGGTGCCATCATGAGGCTCTGGAGAACCGTAGTTTCGAGGAGATTGCCGCTCTGTATGCACCATTCGGCAAGGAGGCCTCCTGCACCCGGCTGGACAGGATCGAGGGTGACCAGGTCACGGTGAGCAATGAGACCTGCCAGCGCTGGATATACAACTACGACTTTGGATTCAGGAGCATGAATGCAGAG CTCAACTGGGTGTGTAATGATGCCTATAAAGCGAGGATCGGACAGTCCTTGTTTTTCTTGGGCTCCCTGATGGGCACCTTCACCTTCGGCATGCTGGGCGACAAGATCGGCCGGGTGAGGGCCGTCATCCTGGCCAATCAGTGCGGATTTGTCGGCGACTTCCTCACCACATACGCCTCCAACTTGGTGCAGTTCGCCATTTTTCGGTGCATCTCTGGTCTTGCGGCCACGGCGAATTACTATCTCATGTTTATTCTGG TTCTGGAATACTTGGCGCCCAAACTGAGGAACCTGGCCATAAGTGGAACCCTGGGCATTTGCTTCTGCCTGGGTGCTCTAGTGGCTCCGTGGCTGTCGGTTCTGGCTGGCAACTGGCGGATTTACCTGACATGCTCGGCGCTGCTCCAACTGGTGGTGGCCCTGTTTTACTTTGTGGTCCAGGAGAGTGCCCAGTGGCTAATCACACGGACCAATGTGGAGGGGGCCATTGCCAGGCTGAAGCACATCGCCCACTTCAACGGAAGGGAGGTAAAGGCAGCCGACTTCGAAGCCTTCAGGCGGAACTGCATCGTTAAGAGGAAGCTTTCCAACCAACCGGAACAAACGGCCGGAATTATCGATCTACTGCGGACCCCAAATCTCCGAAGGACATCGTTACTAATGTTAATTACTTT CATGCTGACTTCCCTGAGCTTCAATACCATATCTCGGAATGTGGAGGGCCTGGGCCTGTCACCTTTTGTGGTCTTTTCCCTCTTTGCGGTGGTCGTCCCACCATCTGGATTCATCCAGGGACTCCTGCAGAGTCGAGTGGGCCGCAAGGCCACGGCCTTTTTGGCCATGCTCTGCACCGGATTGCTGTCCTGCGCCCTGGGCGTGGCCCTGTCCACAGAGGGAGCCCAGAGCAATGTGACCTTACTGCTGGCCTTCGCCCTGCCCATGCGACTGGGCATCTCCATGTGCTACACGGTCACCTCGCAGTTCGCCTCCGAGCTACTGCCCACCTGTGTGCGCTCGAGGGGAATTGCTGCAGTGCACCTCGCTGCTGCGGGGGCGTCCTTTGTGTCACCCTACCTCATCCATCTGGGCACTAAGCTGGCGGCAGCTCCGTCCCTCATTTTGACCCTGCTCCTGCTTTCTGCGGCCTTTTGCACGCTTTTGCTGCCGGAAACCAATAACAG ACAACTTCCCATCACATTGGCGGATGGCGAGGCCTTTGGCAAGGGCGAATCAATGCTGTCCTTCGACTGCTGGCGCCGGCACGATGACGATGTGTCTAAGGATCCTGTCGAGGAGGTGAAGCTGCACCAACTCAACGGACAGCAAACAAAATCCGAAACGGAAGCGGAAGTGTAG